From Elaeis guineensis isolate ETL-2024a chromosome 16, EG11, whole genome shotgun sequence, a single genomic window includes:
- the LOC105059104 gene encoding uncharacterized protein, which translates to MNSLRQEPHVAQQSRREKLRVQHSPCQPPTHRQFPGSSAGNSDPIPDLAPVRDVYYPASAMLDLSARAHNLPLAGAEASMIGPLPPSFHEASGSLTRAGDPPSPCLWRGQPNCDWMVPSFVAAGSGAPAMITNPLVSPSVCHPKPGFLGCRDASSELSNQETHQQQYGDLHFPSSQFYHHGLQEVVTSSSSTAGNHGHELASIVQPSSVREPGHPCSWVDSGNELLLLPSYGEQPNTVWVSRPPAQWNAEGGFARGKVVGEVFNTVGSEGGTQGLSLSLNPVADLPVGQLGERFGLPNEAGQSGPHPKSSICDRGYGVSLQGIVSSSVDARRGAGPLGPFTGYSTILKSSKFLKPAQQLLDEFCSAVTGPKLLEHRDEGGRSCQVASADRGDAVVGEKENSGRRGHPAVSSSSPNDSMEGGGEGGVSGEASQSHHPEIQQKKAKLLYMLEEVCRRYKQYHQQVQMVVSAFESVAGLSSATPYASLALKTVSKNFRCMRNAISDQLRRISKGLGEEFMSSPSSSRGETITTPKFKHINQSFPEQKAGENSLGFMGQNQPVWRPQRGLPERAVAVLRAWLFDHFLHPYPTDTDKHMLATQTGLSRNQVSNWFINARVRLWKPMVEEIHMLETKGMKGVDLNSGNRSDANKPPMDDAGRPSNGQRPESECNKPLHCCSSMEPLLNDEGSQSMEQWHCDKRSRMDECGMQPSMDGNLISFGTYQGAMDIGGLGAVSLTLGLRQEGGQQQQQQQQQQMRHFGSQMLRDFVG; encoded by the exons ATGAACAGCTTGAGGCAGGAGCCCCACGTCGCTCAACAAAGCCGCCGCGAGAAGCTCCGGGTCCAGCACAGCCCGTGCCAGCCCCCCACCCACCGCCAATTTCCCGGCTCGAGCGCTGGAAATTCCGACCCAATCCCCGATCTTGCCCCGGTCCGAGACGTCTACTACCCGGCGTCCGCCATGCTGGACCTGTCAGCCCGCGCCCATAATTTACCGTTGGCCGGCGCGGAAGCCTCGATGATCGGTCCGTTGCCGCCCAGCTTTCATGAAGCGTCCGGTAGTCTCACCCGTGCCGGCGATCCCCCGAGCCCGTGCCTCTGGCGAGGGCAGCCGAACTGCGACTGGATGGTTCCGAGTTTTGTCGCTGCCGGCAGTGGAGCTCCGGCTATGATTACAAACCCTTTGGTTTCACCCAGTGTTTGCCACCCGAAGCCCGGCTTCTTGGGTTGTCGGGACGCATCCAGCGAGCTTTCTAACCAAGAGACCCACCAACAGCAGTATGGGGACTTGCACTTCCCCTCTTCCCAATTCTACCATCACGGTCTCCAAGAGGTGGTCACCTCCTCTTCCTCCACCGCGGGAAATCATGGCCACGAATTGGCCTCTATCGTCCAGCCCTCGAGCGTTCGCGAGCCGGGTCATCCGTGTTCGTGGGTCGACAGTGGGAATGAGCTGCTGCTGCTGCCAAGCTACGGTGAGCAGCCGAACACGGTGTGGGTGAGTCGGCCGCCTGCGCAATGGAACGCGGAAGGAGGGTTTGCAAGGGGTAAAGTTGTTGGAGAGGTATTTAATACCGTGGGAAGTGAGGGTGGGACGCAAGGTCTGTCCCTATCGCTCAACCCGGTGGCGGATCTCCCTGTGGGTCAGTTGGGAGAGAGGTTTGGACTGCCAAATGAAGCCGGGCAGTCCGGCCCGCACCCCAAGTCCTCGATCTGTGATAGAGGTTATGGGGTCTCACTTCAAGGTATCGTGAGCTCGTCGGTGGATGCTCGGAGGGGCGCGGGGCCGCTCGGGCCTTTTACGGGATATTCCACGATTCTCAAGAGCTCCAAGTTTTTGAAGCCGGCTCAGCAGCTGTTGGATGAGTTTTGTAGCGCTGTGACGGGGCCCAAGCTTTTGGAGCATCGTGATGAGGGTGGGAGGAGTTGCCAGGTCGCGAGTGCTGATCGTGGTGATGCAGTGGTGGGCGAGAAAGAGAATAGTGGGAGGAGAGGGCATCCGGCGGTGTCGTCGTCTTCGCCGAATGATTCGATGGAAGGTGGTGGGGAAGGCGGTGTTAGTGGGGAGGCTTCTCAAAGTCATCACCCCGAGATCCAGCAGAAGAAGGCGAAGCTCTTGTACATGCTGGAAGAG GTATGCAGACGGTACAAGCAATACCACCAACAAGTGCAAATGGTGGTCTCTGCTTTTGAATCTGTAGCAGGCCTCAGCTCTGCCACGCCTTACGCTTCACTAGCCCTCAAGACTGTGTCAAAGAACTTCCGGTGCATGCGAAATGCTATATCTGATCAGCTCCGACGCATAAGCAAAGGGCTGGGCGAGGAGTTCATGTCATCACCCAGTTCCAGTAGAGGTGAAACGATCACGACCCCAAAGTTTAAACACATCAATCAGAGCTTCCCAGAGCAAAAGGCAGGTGAGAACAGCTTAGGTTTTATGGGTCAGAATCAGCCGGTGTGGAGGCCTCAGAGAGGCCTGCCGGAGCGTGCTGTGGCTGTTTTGAGAGCCTGGTTGTTCGATCATTTCCTTCATCC GTATCCTACTGATACGGACAAGCACATGCTAGCGACTCAAACTGGCCTGTCACGGAACCAG GTTTCCAACTGGTTCATTAATGCCCGGGTGCGGCTTTGGAAGCCAATGGTTGAAGAGATCCACATGCTTGAAACCAAAGGAATGAAGGGGGTAGATCTCAACTCTGGCAACAGAAGCGATGCTAACAAGCCACCCATGGATGATGCGGGGCGACCTTCTAACGGTCAGAGGCCAGAATCCGAGTGTAACAAGCCATTGCATTGTTGTTCCTCCATGGAGCCTCTTTTGAATGATGAGGGTTCCCAGAGTATGGAGCAGTGGCATTGTGATAAGCGATCGAGGATGGACGAGTGTGGGATGCAGCCGAGCATGGATGGGAACTTGATAAGCTTTGGAACGTACCAGGGTGCCATGGATATTGGAGGGCTTGGAGCGGTGTCTCTCACACTGGGCCTCAGGCAAGAGGGtggacagcagcagcagcagcagcagcagcagcagatgAGGCACTTTGGAAGTCAGATGCTGCGCGACTTTGTGGGTTGA